In uncultured Bacteroides sp., the following proteins share a genomic window:
- a CDS encoding NAD-dependent epimerase/dehydratase family protein, with protein sequence MKTAIVIGGTGLVGTQLINLLLNDQDFEKIAVFGRQSLNIKNQKLEEHIINFTTPENWRNLVKGDVLFSCMGTTLAKSGSKEEQYKIDFTYQYTFADIASRNKVSDYVLISSAGANIKSPFFYLRMKGELETEVKKLPFKKIVIVQPAQLYGNRHERRVGESITVALSKALNKIGLFRKRRPIHARRVAEAMIESLEYYDSSAVVSSYELFGLAKFYDRNKNVYYKKSYFRGLCSD encoded by the coding sequence ATGAAAACAGCAATCGTTATTGGAGGTACTGGATTGGTGGGGACTCAACTGATCAATTTATTGCTAAATGATCAGGATTTCGAGAAGATTGCGGTGTTTGGTCGACAATCATTAAATATCAAAAACCAGAAACTCGAAGAGCATATAATAAATTTCACCACACCTGAGAACTGGAGAAATCTGGTAAAGGGTGATGTGCTGTTTTCATGCATGGGAACAACATTAGCTAAATCTGGGAGTAAAGAAGAACAATACAAAATTGATTTTACATACCAATATACATTTGCAGACATAGCTTCAAGGAATAAAGTAAGCGATTATGTGCTGATTTCTTCGGCAGGAGCTAACATTAAATCCCCTTTCTTTTATTTGAGAATGAAAGGAGAACTTGAAACAGAAGTAAAAAAACTGCCTTTTAAAAAGATTGTGATTGTACAGCCAGCCCAATTGTATGGCAACAGACATGAAAGGCGTGTAGGAGAATCCATCACCGTTGCATTGAGCAAAGCTCTGAATAAAATTGGTTTATTCCGGAAACGCCGTCCTATCCATGCCCGAAGAGTCGCTGAAGCAATGATTGAATCTCTTGAATATTATGATTCCTCAGCAGTTGTGTCTTCTTATGAATTATTTGGTTTGGCTAAATTTTATGATAGAAATAAAAATGTTTACTACAAGAAAAGCTACTTCAGAGGATTGTGCTCTGATTAA